The stretch of DNA GTGGCTGCACTAATCACGGCATTGCGCACGCCCGCCAGTTCGCTGCTGTTGAAGCCGCTAGGTACAACAGCCAACGAAATTGTACCAAGTGCCTCGGTCGTGCCCCACGTCATAGCTGGCTCGCGGCTGCTGTAATCGCTCGGTACATCTTGGTAGTAGCTTGAGCTTTGCAAATAGCTCTTGTATTCGGCTTTGCCAGTCGTGATGTAGAGTTCGCTGGCGGCCCAATAAAATTCATCGCCAACCTGCGGATCGCCATACGAACCGCCACCAGTTCCATCACTATCCAAGGCGATTACGTTGGGGTTGGCTCGCGCCGCTGCCCAAGCGGTTTCGGCTGCACTCAACAAACGTGCTGAGTAGCTAGGATCAATGAATCGCCAGATCCGCGAACCTTGAGCAGCAGTTGCCGCCAAGTTCAAGGTTGCAGCGGTGCTTGGTGGTCGCAATACCCGATCTTGCGAATCTTGGTCGGGGCGTAGTGGAATGCCCGTCCAGTTTGCATCGTGCATTTTGTGATGCACCATACCAGCTCGTGGCTGGCCAGCAGGCACTTGCATGCGCAACATAAAATCCAATTCCCAACGCGCTTCGTCGAGCAAATCGGCTACACCATTGCTATTTTCGGGGATACTCATGCGGCCATCGCCAAAATCGGCTGCCGACGAACCTAAATATTGGTTGCGCTCATATTGATTGAGCAGTGTCCAGACCGAAATCCCACCGTTGACTACATACTTGCCATGATCGCCAGCATCGTACCAGCCGCCAACCACATTCAGCGAATAGCTACAGCCAGTGCCAGGCGCACACGGCACGTTGGTATCACCACGGTTGGGAGCGATGCCAACATGGCCAGCAGGGCGGGTCAGATCATTACGCCCAGCATAGGGCATGGTAATCGCAATTCCGCTGCGATTATGGTAGAAATAGGCTAAGGCATCATATTTTAATTGGCGATACACAGTCGCGCTAATATCAAATTGATGGCTCAAATTGCCTGCCGCTGCCAACGTAAAGCTGCTGCCAGTGCCAGTGTAGCCCGAAAAATCGATGATATGAATCGTATCGCCAGAGCTTGCATCGTAGCCAAAAACCGTGGTATTGCCTGAAAGCACCGTCGTGCCTGAGCTATTGCGCAGTTGCCATGCTACAGGCGAGTTACTGCCATTGACCAAACTTGCACGTTTAATCGCATTGGGCAAATAACCATGTTGGTTGACCCGAATCAGCGAGGAAGCTGCCACAGCAGCGGCGGGGAGATTAGCTGGAGTCGTATTGCGGGATTCGTGTTGGACAACCCCAAACACTGAGGAGATGTTCCCAAAAGCTACACTTGCCGTCAGCGCAACCGTACTACAGGCTGCGATCAGCGTGCGCGATCGTTTCCGCCGTTGGAAATGAACAGTCATTGGTCGATCCTTTTTGGGCTATTGCAACAGCACAATTACCTGCTGCAACAGTTCACAATAATTAAGGAGAGCAGTATTTGGGATCGGTTTCAATCTAGGATGAAGATTGCTCAGCTAGCAGTCGCAGCAAAACGCTTTTAATTGCAACAACTATTTGAGATCGTTCCCAAATTATTGCAGCAAATATTAAATGATTTTTACAACTATGTCAATGCCCTAGCGCTAGAATAGCTAAATCATGCTATACCCAAATTGTGATATGGATTGTTAAACCAATGTAATCGATCAAACGCTTTTGCACCATATTCCTTAAAAATCATTGACTTTTGTTTAAGAAAACTTTATAATTCCAGTGAAATTATAAAGAGCGTATTAAATATTACTACGATCAAGCCTTTACGCTTTTGTCCGCCATCGTTGGTCGTGTTGAACTGGAAAACCCATAACGCGGAGCCACGCCGCTCCGAACCTAGTACGAGGGGGACAATCCAATGGTACAACGCCGTATCTTTAGTTTAACCGTCGGTTGTTGGTCGGCATTATTACTGGTTTTGGCGGTTAGCAGCCAAGTTAATGCTCATGGAGCAATGCAAACGC from Herpetosiphon gulosus encodes:
- a CDS encoding glycoside hydrolase family 9 protein encodes the protein MTVHFQRRKRSRTLIAACSTVALTASVAFGNISSVFGVVQHESRNTTPANLPAAAVAASSLIRVNQHGYLPNAIKRASLVNGSNSPVAWQLRNSSGTTVLSGNTTVFGYDASSGDTIHIIDFSGYTGTGSSFTLAAAGNLSHQFDISATVYRQLKYDALAYFYHNRSGIAITMPYAGRNDLTRPAGHVGIAPNRGDTNVPCAPGTGCSYSLNVVGGWYDAGDHGKYVVNGGISVWTLLNQYERNQYLGSSAADFGDGRMSIPENSNGVADLLDEARWELDFMLRMQVPAGQPRAGMVHHKMHDANWTGIPLRPDQDSQDRVLRPPSTAATLNLAATAAQGSRIWRFIDPSYSARLLSAAETAWAAARANPNVIALDSDGTGGGSYGDPQVGDEFYWAASELYITTGKAEYKSYLQSSSYYQDVPSDYSSREPAMTWGTTEALGTISLAVVPSGFNSSELAGVRNAVISAATVFANNTTGQGYGTPFNSTSTGYPWGSNSFVLNNGIILGLAHDFTGNVSYLNAMSQGMDYLLGRNAMDKSYVTGYGENPLQNPHHRFWAFQANSGFPRPPAGAVSGGPNSALQDPYAQSIGLPGCKAQKCFVDHIESWSTNEITINWNAPLAWVAAYLDEKAGSVTPPTATPIPATATPIPATATPRPATATPIPATATPIGPTATATPIVPTATPRPATATPVPTSTPIVPTQTNSSCQVTYTISNQWPTGFTADVVIKNNGAAINGWNLAWTYSGNQFISNLWNGNVSQAGQAVNVTNVNWNGYLGTGATASFGMQASFSGTNTKPTAFSLNGVACSVTP